One window from the genome of Sphingomicrobium arenosum encodes:
- a CDS encoding phage major tail protein, TP901-1 family, whose amino-acid sequence MAAEKGNNFLLRIGDGGVPVTYATVAGLKTTNLSINGDAVAITNKDSGGWRELLSGAGVRSVAVSASGIFTGSSAEARLRGLALGGEIDDFELSFESGEKMQGRFMIARLDYAGDYNGERTYSVALESSGPVSSL is encoded by the coding sequence ATGGCGGCTGAAAAGGGCAATAATTTCCTGTTGAGGATCGGCGATGGCGGCGTGCCCGTGACCTATGCGACGGTGGCCGGTCTGAAGACCACCAACCTGTCGATCAACGGCGATGCGGTGGCAATCACCAACAAGGACTCAGGGGGCTGGCGCGAGCTGTTGTCGGGCGCGGGGGTGCGCTCGGTCGCGGTATCGGCGAGCGGCATCTTCACGGGGTCCAGCGCGGAGGCGCGACTGCGCGGGCTCGCGCTGGGTGGCGAGATCGACGATTTCGAATTGAGCTTCGAGAGCGGGGAGAAGATGCAGGGTCGCTTCATGATCGCTCGGCTAGATTATGCGGGCGATTACAACGGCGAGCGGACTTATTCGGTCGCGCTCGAAAGTTCGGGGCCGGTGTCGAGCCTGTGA
- a CDS encoding gene transfer agent family protein — translation MTSARGANEARGEAAFRVGDATLVLRPSFEALVAAEEELGPLFALCDRASEGRVSIGELAILFDHLSRHARPTAVDREAIGNALVTGGLAAAMPILRTILVQILQGR, via the coding sequence GTGACGTCGGCGAGAGGCGCCAATGAGGCGCGAGGCGAGGCGGCGTTTCGCGTCGGCGATGCGACGCTTGTGCTGCGTCCAAGCTTTGAAGCTCTGGTGGCTGCCGAAGAAGAGCTCGGGCCGCTTTTCGCTTTATGTGATCGGGCATCTGAGGGGCGCGTGTCGATTGGCGAACTGGCGATCCTGTTCGATCACCTCAGTCGTCATGCCCGTCCCACGGCAGTCGACCGGGAGGCGATCGGAAACGCGCTGGTGACGGGCGGATTGGCGGCAGCGATGCCAATCCTGCGCACCATCCTGGTTCAGATCCTGCAAGGACGGTGA
- a CDS encoding phage tail assembly chaperone, with product MTRFTPRAARLFGLAAQQFGWPPDVFWKATPAELASALGLDLEAGGLDGAAVAGLRAMMTEKEVEHGRGT from the coding sequence GTGACCCGCTTTACGCCACGCGCGGCGCGGCTTTTTGGCTTGGCGGCACAGCAGTTCGGTTGGCCGCCCGATGTCTTTTGGAAGGCGACGCCTGCCGAACTGGCTTCTGCTTTGGGGTTGGATCTTGAGGCTGGCGGGCTGGACGGCGCCGCGGTGGCAGGGCTGCGCGCGATGATGACCGAAAAGGAGGTCGAACATGGCCGAGGAACTTGA
- a CDS encoding tail tape measure protein has translation MAEELDELVVRVRADTRAVKSELDAVRRDVEGPFAAGLDQLGGRLEAVLARAVRRGKFGFDDLKKAALSAMNSIAAASLRALIPSGQTGGINLGSLLGAALGLPGRATGGPVSAKTPYLVGERGPEMFVPEQAGRIVPSAGGQRANVAVSIKLDAPREQTVPQALSSSRRQLAAALGRAVRGA, from the coding sequence ATGGCCGAGGAACTTGACGAATTGGTCGTGCGGGTCCGCGCCGATACGCGCGCGGTAAAAAGCGAACTCGATGCGGTTCGGCGCGATGTCGAAGGGCCGTTCGCGGCTGGCCTCGACCAGCTCGGCGGGCGACTGGAGGCGGTATTGGCGCGTGCGGTTCGCCGCGGAAAGTTCGGTTTCGACGATCTGAAGAAAGCGGCGCTGTCGGCGATGAACTCGATTGCAGCAGCCAGCTTGCGGGCTTTGATTCCGAGTGGCCAGACAGGCGGGATCAACCTGGGATCGTTGCTGGGCGCGGCGCTGGGCTTGCCCGGGCGGGCGACGGGCGGGCCGGTCAGTGCAAAGACCCCCTATTTGGTTGGCGAACGCGGGCCCGAGATGTTCGTCCCCGAGCAGGCCGGGCGCATCGTGCCGAGCGCTGGCGGTCAGCGCGCCAATGTCGCCGTGTCGATCAAGCTCGATGCACCCCGCGAACAGACGGTACCGCAAGCACTGTCGAGCAGCCGGCGACAACTTGCTGCGGCGCTTGGACGAGCGGTGCGCGGCGCATGA